The proteins below come from a single Drosophila busckii strain San Diego stock center, stock number 13000-0081.31 chromosome X, ASM1175060v1, whole genome shotgun sequence genomic window:
- the LOC108606817 gene encoding DENN domain-containing protein Crag isoform X3, whose protein sequence is MEEKRIADYFVVAGMPEQPQLLQENIFNDSGRLRAATTIEPITDIGVFFPLLGEQIPEGYQLLEYTPTGLPANLNHGSVRTTECYIFYRRGKDRPPLVDIGVLYDGHERIMSDAEIVAETPAGRVANVNNSSAKTFLTYRRARPDMPCNELVVTELCVIVQSKGERPPHAFCLIYKTLNKGYVGSDVYLCYKKSMYRPKHISYKPEILLRYPTMDHNDFPLKLCPSVPLFCLPMGASLEAWPHVNGNEKRKPISPVFSTFVLTVSDGTYKVYGSALTFYEDYDEALLSDEQRELLGWNDEFAAQHSLHMIKAICLLSHHPFGDTFDKWLKYLHRMVLYGVNMPIPVERYITQLLDEVPFPAPSIHLQLSNSESNDRILLTQPEDSPLPRSGAGFHMLLQNLGTDNCLHVLLLALTEQKILIHSLRPATLTAVAEAIVSLLFPFKWQCPYIPLCPLGLAEVLHAPLPYLIGVDSRFFDLYEPPTDVTCIDLDTNNISLCDSQRHLTPKLLPKRAARLLRQTLTELENAKPLSYESTNSLDRDIRKRKRELLLEQRIQEAFLLFMASILRGYRDYLVPISKAPSVGATDPSALFQLKAFLRSRDKSHHKFFELMMKTQMFIRFIEERSFVSDGDHGLSFFDEVAEKVSGYDETPTQLHLVDWDTGQSSERTKYIFPPDAPSAAAGQAAAELSYNYGNFTLQPELLLSNRRSAQSQTLLQLQLSASLSPGSPIARRTKHEVKLSQKLASRCQQHPEAWSKYLLATCYSLYFLILPSMVLDTRHGGKEADILRAAYDVLVRAAKLKITCDEFCYRIMMQLCGIHNLPVLAVRLHYLMKRSGVQPNALTYGFYNRCVLESQWPSDSTTLSQLRWNRIKNVVLGAAHFRRAGKRRAAAKLSKSLGASHEQNLSTLETVDGQSRSSLASSGDCAVVTSGGGGVGALLDFAALDRLRNKLGSIVRQTVAGGAADALPTGDVVNSAGLLISSEASTPHSPNKTRKHIMSIGDGEEEEEEDEVVEQQQQPNDATELIDDDDELQVELDADAEQDELDEHAQRARQRVQSPTKISPRTPVTQNDPLGALNEEEATPKSQVPPTETTTTTTITNALQSNIYSDKPILFRGQRSATFDESTQIGKSMHRSETMPVASSGVTHSLANIGSSLKFTFGRYSPARMSFKKDLKLPANIIENISSISPSLTGKKSNELIQGSLSSIKFAANSLTRKFDEIKGAISANSTPQDAAALTGNGNGNAVGNAEDDNDNEGKLRRVPSDLDPWGRLSESRKSSYNNLVPLGENSAGSGTHQLYAFPALPDNLYSPTAEYAVAPDCDVLIGLTTCSQCHNCSVLLYDEEIMSGWSAEDSNLNTTCHACNKFTVPFLTVQLTRLAATDADTNDADSPLESPEAADKLSLTVPYLNPLVLRKELENILTQEGDMALIKPSFVQDHAIIYWNLLWLMERIETKTHLPELCLPAPSDEQQLDPLSKLKTVHIQCLWDNLNLHETSGPPMYILYRETRPTSPLIKALLTEQAQLSKNVIQQIISAIRCNDLATPLKRLANERHKLKNNGVERSHSFYRDILFLALTAIGRANVDLATFHREYAAVFDKLTERECNMYYRNQDLPPSASTIFCRAYFRPLLLP, encoded by the exons ATGGAGGAGAAGCGCATAGCGGACTACTTTGTGGTCGCTGGCATGCCGGAGCAgcctcagctgctgcaagAGAACATATTCAATGATTCGGGACGTCTGAGAGCGGCGACCACCATCGAACCTATAACCGATATTGGAGTGTTCTTTCCACTGCTGGGCGAGCAAATACCCGAAGGCTATCAGCTGCTCGAATATACGCCCACGGGACTGCCTGCGAATCTAAATCATGGATCAGTGCGCACCACCGAGTGTTATATATTCTATAGACGTGGCAAGGATCGACCGCCGCTGGTGGATATAG GTGTGCTCTATGATGGACACGAGCGTATCATGTCGGATGCGGAAATTGTCGCGGAGACGCCGGCGGGACGTGTAGCGAATGTTAACAATTCATCGGCGAAAACATTTCTCACATATCGACGCGCACGTCCCGATATGCCGTGCAATGAGCTTGTCGTGACCGAACTGTGCGTCATAGTCCAAAGCAAGGGCGAGCGACCACCACATGCATTCTGCTTGATCTACAAGACGCTGAACAAAGGCTATGTGGGCAGCGATGTTTATTTGTGCTACAAAAAGTCCATGTACCGTCCCAAGCATATAAGCTATAAGCCGGAGATATTGCTGCGCTATCCGACGATGGATCACAATGATTTTCCGCTTAAGTTATGTCCAAGTGTGCCGCTCTTTTGTCTGCCCATGGGCGCGAGCCTGGAGGCCTGGCCGCATGTCAATGGCAATGAGAAACGCAAACCGATTAGTCCAGTGTTTAGTACATTTGTTTTAACTGTTAGCGATGGCACGTATAAAGTTTATGGCTCTGCTTTAACCTTTTACGAGGATTACGA CGAAGCTCTCTTATCCGATGAACAGCGCGAGCTGCTTGGCTGGAATGATGAGTTTGCTGCTCAGCATTCGCTGCATATGATCAAGGCCATCTGCTTGCTATCGCATCATCCCTTTGGCGACACCTTCGACAAGTGGCTCAAGTATTTGCAC CGCATGGTCTTGTATGGCGTTAATATGCCCATACCCGTGGAGCGCTACATTACCCAGCTGCTGGATGAGGTGCCCTTTCCTGCGCCCAGCATTCACCTGCAGTTGTCCAACAGCGAGTCCAATGATCGCATCCTGTTAACCCAGCCCGAGGATTCGCCGTTGCCACGCAGTGGCGCTGGCTTTCATATGCTGCTCCAGAATCTGGGCACGGACAATTGCCTGCATGtcctgctgctggcgctcacCGAACAGAAGATACTCATACACTCACTTAg ACCCGCTACGCTAACAGCTGTGGCTGAGGCAATTGTGTCGCTGCTGTTTCCTTTCAAGTGGCAGTGCCCCTATATACCGTTATGTCCGCTAGGACTCGCCGAAGTGCTGCATGCGCCTTTGCCTTATTTAATAGGCGTAGACTCGCGCTTCTTCGATCTGTATGAGCCGCCAACAGATGTGACCTGCATCGATTTGGATACGAACAACATAAGC CTGTGCGACTCGCAGCGTCACTTGAcgccaaagctgctgccaaagcgtGCGGCGCGCTTGTTGCGTCAAACGCTCACCGAGCTGGAGAACGCCAAACCGCTGAGCTATGAGTCCACCAATAGTTTGGATCGCGATATACGCAAGCGCAAgcgtgagctgctgctggagcagcgcaTACAGGAAGcgtttttgctatttatggCGTCGATATTGCGTGGCTATCGTGACTATTTGGTGCCCATATCCAAGGCGCCATCGGTGGGAGCAACAGATCCAAGCGCGCTGTTTCAACTTAAAGCGTTTCTGCGCAGCAGAGATAAA TCGCATCACAAATTCTTTGAGCTAATGATGAAAACTCAAATGTTTATACGTTTTATTGAGGAGCGCAGCTTTGTAAGCGACGGCGATCATGGGTTAAGTTTCTTTGATGAGGTTGCTGAGAAAGTAAGCGGCTATGATGAGACGCCCACGCAGCTGCATTTGGTGGATTGGGATACGGGTCAGAGCAGCGAACGcaccaaatatatatttccaCCAGATGCaccaagtgctgctgctgggcaagctgcagctgagcttaGCTATAATTATGGCAACTTTACGCTGCAGCCGGAGCTGCTGCTAAGCAATCGACGCAGCGCGCAATCgcaaacgctgctgcagctgcagctaagcgCTTCACTATCCCCAGGTTCACCCATTGCGCGACGCACCAAGCACGAGGTGAAGCTATCACAAAAGCTTGCGAGTCGCTGTCAGCAGCATCCGGAGGCATggagcaaatatttgctggcCACCTGCTATTCGCTTTACTTTCTTATACTGCCCTCCATGGTGCTGGACACGCGTCATGGCGGCAAGGAGGCGGACATTTTACGCGCCGCCTATGACGTGCTGGTGCGCGCCGCCAAGCTGAAGATTACCTGCGATGAGTTTTGCTATCGCATCATGATGCAGCTCTGCGGCATTCACAATCTGCCAGTGCTCGCAGTGCGTCTGCACTATCTAATGAAGCGTTCGGGCGTGCAGCCCAATGCCTTGACCTACGGCTTCTACAATCGCTGCGTGCTGGAGTCGCAGTGGCCCAGCGACAGCACCACGTTGAGTCAGCTACGCTGGAATCGCATTAAGAATGTTGTGCTGGGTGCGGCGCATTTTAGACGCGCGGGCAAGCGTCGTGCTGCCGCCAAGCTAAGCAAATCTTTGGGCGCATCGCATGAGCAAAATCTAAGCACACTGGAAACTGTGGATGGTCAGTCCCGCAGCAGTTTGGCCAGCTCGGGTGACTGCGCTGTTGTTActagtggcggcggcggcgttggcgcGCTGCTTGACTTTGCTGCACTCGATCGGCTGCGCAATAAACTTGGCAGCATTGTGCGTCAAACTGTTGCGGGTGGTGCTGCCGATGCGCTGCCCACGGGTGATGTGGTCAACAGCGCGGGGCTGCTCATCAGCAGCGAAGCCAGCACGCCGCATTCACCCAACAAAACGCGCAAACATATTATGAGCATAGGCGATggcgaggaggaggaggaggaggatgaagtggtggagcagcagcagcagccaaacgaCGCCACTGAGCtcattgatgatgatgatgaactGCAGGTTGAGCTCGATGCGGATGCGGAGCAGGATGAGCTCGATGAGCATGCCCAGCGGGCCAGGCAACGTGTGCAGAGCCCAACCAA AATCTCTCCGCGCACGCCCGTAACCCAAAACGATCCGTTGGGTGCACTCAACGAAGAGGAAGCCACGCCCAAATCGCAAGTGCCGCCcacagagacaacaacaacgacaacaataacaaatgcactACAGAGCAATATATATAGCGATAAGCCGATATTATTCCGTGGACAGCGTAGCGCAACGTTCGATGAATCGACGCAGATTGGGAAGAGCATGCATCGGTCGGAGACAATGCCGGTGGCCAGTAGTGGGGTGACTCATAGTCTGGCCAACATTGGTTCCTCGCTAAAGTTTACTTTCGG ACGTTATTCACCCGCACGAATGTCCTTTAAGAAAGACTTGAAATTGCCCGCCAATATCATAGAAAATATATCAAGCATAAG TCCCAGCCTGACGGGCAAGAAATCCAACGAGCTTATCCAAGGCAGTCTGAGCAGCATTAAGTTTGCAGCCAATTCGCTGACGCGGAAGTTTGATGAAATCAAGGGCGCCATATCGGCCAACTCAACGCCG CAGGATGCAGCAGCATTGACTGGCAATGGTAATGGCAACGCTGTTGGCAACGCTGAGgatgacaacgacaacgaggGCAAACTGCGTCGCGTGCCAAGCGATTTGGATCCCTGGGGCAGGCTAAGCGAATCACGCAAATCCAGCTACAACAATTTGGTGCCGCTTGGCGAGAATAGCGCTGGCTCCGGTACGCATCAGCTCTATGCGTTTCCAGCTTTACCCGACAATCTTTACAGTCCCACAGCAGAG TACGCTGTCGCTCCAGATTGCGATGTGCTCATTGGGCTAACAACCTGTTCGCAATGTCACAATTGCTCCGTTTTGCTTTACGATGAGGAAATCATGAGCGGTTGGTCCGCCGAGGACTCCAATCTGAACACAACGTGCCATGCGTGCAACAAGTTTACGGTGCCGTTTCTCACCGTGCAGCTCACACGACTCGCTGCCACCGATGCGGACACCAACGATGCGGACTCGCCACTGGAGTCACCCGAGGCAGCTGATAAATTGAGCCTTACAGTGCCGTATTTGAATCCCTTGGTGCTGCGCAAGGAACTGGAGAATATACTCACACAGGAAGGGGACATGGCGCTTATCAAGCCGAGCTTTGTACAGGATCATGCCATCATCTATTGGAATCTGTTGTGGCTCATGGAGCGCATCGAGACGAAAACACATTTGCCAGAGCTTTGTCTGCCGGCGCCt agCGATGAGCAGCAACTGGATCCATTGAGCAAACTGAAGACGGTGCACATTCAATGCCTGTGGGATAATCTGAATTTGCACGAGACGAGCGGTCCGCccatgtatatattatatagggAAACGCGTCCGACGAGTCCGCTGATCAAGGCGCTGCTAACCGAACAGGCGCAGCTAAGCAAAAA CGtcatacaacaaataatatcCGCTATACGTTGCAACGATCTGGCAACGCCATTGAAGCGCTTGGCCAACGAACGTCACAAGCTGAAGAACAATGGAGTGGAGCGTTCGCATTCCTTTTACCGTGACATACTCTTCCTGGCCCTAACCGCCATCGGGCGTGCCAATGTCGATTTAGCCACATTCCATCGCGAATATGCAGCCGTATTCGATAAGCTAACGGAACGAGAATGCAATATGTATTATCGTAATCAAGATTTACCGCCATCAGCCTCAACGATCTTTTGTCGTGCCTACTTTaggccactgctgctgccctga
- the LOC108606817 gene encoding DENN domain-containing protein Crag isoform X4, with protein sequence MEEKRIADYFVVAGMPEQPQLLQENIFNDSGRLRAATTIEPITDIGVFFPLLGEQIPEGYQLLEYTPTGLPANLNHGSVRTTECYIFYRRGKDRPPLVDIGVLYDGHERIMSDAEIVAETPAGRVANVNNSSAKTFLTYRRARPDMPCNELVVTELCVIVQSKGERPPHAFCLIYKTLNKGYVGSDVYLCYKKSMYRPKHISYKPEILLRYPTMDHNDFPLKLCPSVPLFCLPMGASLEAWPHVNGNEKRKPISPVFSTFVLTVSDGTYKVYGSALTFYEDYDEALLSDEQRELLGWNDEFAAQHSLHMIKAICLLSHHPFGDTFDKWLKYLHRMVLYGVNMPIPVERYITQLLDEVPFPAPSIHLQLSNSESNDRILLTQPEDSPLPRSGAGFHMLLQNLGTDNCLHVLLLALTEQKILIHSLRPATLTAVAEAIVSLLFPFKWQCPYIPLCPLGLAEVLHAPLPYLIGVDSRFFDLYEPPTDVTCIDLDTNNISLCDSQRHLTPKLLPKRAARLLRQTLTELENAKPLSYESTNSLDRDIRKRKRELLLEQRIQEAFLLFMASILRGYRDYLVPISKAPSVGATDPSALFQLKAFLRSRDKSHHKFFELMMKTQMFIRFIEERSFVSDGDHGLSFFDEVAEKVSGYDETPTQLHLVDWDTGQSSERTKYIFPPDAPSAAAGQAAAELSYNYGNFTLQPELLLSNRRSAQSQTLLQLQLSASLSPGSPIARRTKHEVKLSQKLASRCQQHPEAWSKYLLATCYSLYFLILPSMVLDTRHGGKEADILRAAYDVLVRAAKLKITCDEFCYRIMMQLCGIHNLPVLAVRLHYLMKRSGVQPNALTYGFYNRCVLESQWPSDSTTLSQLRWNRIKNVVLGAAHFRRAGKRRAAAKLSKSLGASHEQNLSTLETVDGQSRSSLASSGDCAVVTSGGGGVGALLDFAALDRLRNKLGSIVRQTVAGGAADALPTGDVVNSAGLLISSEASTPHSPNKTRKHIMSIGDGEEEEEEDEVVEQQQQPNDATELIDDDDELQVELDADAEQDELDEHAQRARQRVQSPTKISPRTPVTQNDPLGALNEEEATPKSQVPPTETTTTTTITNALQSNIYSDKPILFRGQRSATFDESTQIGKSMHRSETMPVASSGVTHSLANIGSSLKFTFGRYSPARMSFKKDLKLPANIIENISSISPSLTGKKSNELIQGSLSSIKFAANSLTRKFDEIKGAISANSTPDAAALTGNGNGNAVGNAEDDNDNEGKLRRVPSDLDPWGRLSESRKSSYNNLVPLGENSAGSGTHQLYAFPALPDNLYSPTAEYAVAPDCDVLIGLTTCSQCHNCSVLLYDEEIMSGWSAEDSNLNTTCHACNKFTVPFLTVQLTRLAATDADTNDADSPLESPEAADKLSLTVPYLNPLVLRKELENILTQEGDMALIKPSFVQDHAIIYWNLLWLMERIETKTHLPELCLPAPSDEQQLDPLSKLKTVHIQCLWDNLNLHETSGPPMYILYRETRPTSPLIKALLTEQAQLSKNVIQQIISAIRCNDLATPLKRLANERHKLKNNGVERSHSFYRDILFLALTAIGRANVDLATFHREYAAVFDKLTERECNMYYRNQDLPPSASTIFCRAYFRPLLLP encoded by the exons ATGGAGGAGAAGCGCATAGCGGACTACTTTGTGGTCGCTGGCATGCCGGAGCAgcctcagctgctgcaagAGAACATATTCAATGATTCGGGACGTCTGAGAGCGGCGACCACCATCGAACCTATAACCGATATTGGAGTGTTCTTTCCACTGCTGGGCGAGCAAATACCCGAAGGCTATCAGCTGCTCGAATATACGCCCACGGGACTGCCTGCGAATCTAAATCATGGATCAGTGCGCACCACCGAGTGTTATATATTCTATAGACGTGGCAAGGATCGACCGCCGCTGGTGGATATAG GTGTGCTCTATGATGGACACGAGCGTATCATGTCGGATGCGGAAATTGTCGCGGAGACGCCGGCGGGACGTGTAGCGAATGTTAACAATTCATCGGCGAAAACATTTCTCACATATCGACGCGCACGTCCCGATATGCCGTGCAATGAGCTTGTCGTGACCGAACTGTGCGTCATAGTCCAAAGCAAGGGCGAGCGACCACCACATGCATTCTGCTTGATCTACAAGACGCTGAACAAAGGCTATGTGGGCAGCGATGTTTATTTGTGCTACAAAAAGTCCATGTACCGTCCCAAGCATATAAGCTATAAGCCGGAGATATTGCTGCGCTATCCGACGATGGATCACAATGATTTTCCGCTTAAGTTATGTCCAAGTGTGCCGCTCTTTTGTCTGCCCATGGGCGCGAGCCTGGAGGCCTGGCCGCATGTCAATGGCAATGAGAAACGCAAACCGATTAGTCCAGTGTTTAGTACATTTGTTTTAACTGTTAGCGATGGCACGTATAAAGTTTATGGCTCTGCTTTAACCTTTTACGAGGATTACGA CGAAGCTCTCTTATCCGATGAACAGCGCGAGCTGCTTGGCTGGAATGATGAGTTTGCTGCTCAGCATTCGCTGCATATGATCAAGGCCATCTGCTTGCTATCGCATCATCCCTTTGGCGACACCTTCGACAAGTGGCTCAAGTATTTGCAC CGCATGGTCTTGTATGGCGTTAATATGCCCATACCCGTGGAGCGCTACATTACCCAGCTGCTGGATGAGGTGCCCTTTCCTGCGCCCAGCATTCACCTGCAGTTGTCCAACAGCGAGTCCAATGATCGCATCCTGTTAACCCAGCCCGAGGATTCGCCGTTGCCACGCAGTGGCGCTGGCTTTCATATGCTGCTCCAGAATCTGGGCACGGACAATTGCCTGCATGtcctgctgctggcgctcacCGAACAGAAGATACTCATACACTCACTTAg ACCCGCTACGCTAACAGCTGTGGCTGAGGCAATTGTGTCGCTGCTGTTTCCTTTCAAGTGGCAGTGCCCCTATATACCGTTATGTCCGCTAGGACTCGCCGAAGTGCTGCATGCGCCTTTGCCTTATTTAATAGGCGTAGACTCGCGCTTCTTCGATCTGTATGAGCCGCCAACAGATGTGACCTGCATCGATTTGGATACGAACAACATAAGC CTGTGCGACTCGCAGCGTCACTTGAcgccaaagctgctgccaaagcgtGCGGCGCGCTTGTTGCGTCAAACGCTCACCGAGCTGGAGAACGCCAAACCGCTGAGCTATGAGTCCACCAATAGTTTGGATCGCGATATACGCAAGCGCAAgcgtgagctgctgctggagcagcgcaTACAGGAAGcgtttttgctatttatggCGTCGATATTGCGTGGCTATCGTGACTATTTGGTGCCCATATCCAAGGCGCCATCGGTGGGAGCAACAGATCCAAGCGCGCTGTTTCAACTTAAAGCGTTTCTGCGCAGCAGAGATAAA TCGCATCACAAATTCTTTGAGCTAATGATGAAAACTCAAATGTTTATACGTTTTATTGAGGAGCGCAGCTTTGTAAGCGACGGCGATCATGGGTTAAGTTTCTTTGATGAGGTTGCTGAGAAAGTAAGCGGCTATGATGAGACGCCCACGCAGCTGCATTTGGTGGATTGGGATACGGGTCAGAGCAGCGAACGcaccaaatatatatttccaCCAGATGCaccaagtgctgctgctgggcaagctgcagctgagcttaGCTATAATTATGGCAACTTTACGCTGCAGCCGGAGCTGCTGCTAAGCAATCGACGCAGCGCGCAATCgcaaacgctgctgcagctgcagctaagcgCTTCACTATCCCCAGGTTCACCCATTGCGCGACGCACCAAGCACGAGGTGAAGCTATCACAAAAGCTTGCGAGTCGCTGTCAGCAGCATCCGGAGGCATggagcaaatatttgctggcCACCTGCTATTCGCTTTACTTTCTTATACTGCCCTCCATGGTGCTGGACACGCGTCATGGCGGCAAGGAGGCGGACATTTTACGCGCCGCCTATGACGTGCTGGTGCGCGCCGCCAAGCTGAAGATTACCTGCGATGAGTTTTGCTATCGCATCATGATGCAGCTCTGCGGCATTCACAATCTGCCAGTGCTCGCAGTGCGTCTGCACTATCTAATGAAGCGTTCGGGCGTGCAGCCCAATGCCTTGACCTACGGCTTCTACAATCGCTGCGTGCTGGAGTCGCAGTGGCCCAGCGACAGCACCACGTTGAGTCAGCTACGCTGGAATCGCATTAAGAATGTTGTGCTGGGTGCGGCGCATTTTAGACGCGCGGGCAAGCGTCGTGCTGCCGCCAAGCTAAGCAAATCTTTGGGCGCATCGCATGAGCAAAATCTAAGCACACTGGAAACTGTGGATGGTCAGTCCCGCAGCAGTTTGGCCAGCTCGGGTGACTGCGCTGTTGTTActagtggcggcggcggcgttggcgcGCTGCTTGACTTTGCTGCACTCGATCGGCTGCGCAATAAACTTGGCAGCATTGTGCGTCAAACTGTTGCGGGTGGTGCTGCCGATGCGCTGCCCACGGGTGATGTGGTCAACAGCGCGGGGCTGCTCATCAGCAGCGAAGCCAGCACGCCGCATTCACCCAACAAAACGCGCAAACATATTATGAGCATAGGCGATggcgaggaggaggaggaggaggatgaagtggtggagcagcagcagcagccaaacgaCGCCACTGAGCtcattgatgatgatgatgaactGCAGGTTGAGCTCGATGCGGATGCGGAGCAGGATGAGCTCGATGAGCATGCCCAGCGGGCCAGGCAACGTGTGCAGAGCCCAACCAA AATCTCTCCGCGCACGCCCGTAACCCAAAACGATCCGTTGGGTGCACTCAACGAAGAGGAAGCCACGCCCAAATCGCAAGTGCCGCCcacagagacaacaacaacgacaacaataacaaatgcactACAGAGCAATATATATAGCGATAAGCCGATATTATTCCGTGGACAGCGTAGCGCAACGTTCGATGAATCGACGCAGATTGGGAAGAGCATGCATCGGTCGGAGACAATGCCGGTGGCCAGTAGTGGGGTGACTCATAGTCTGGCCAACATTGGTTCCTCGCTAAAGTTTACTTTCGG ACGTTATTCACCCGCACGAATGTCCTTTAAGAAAGACTTGAAATTGCCCGCCAATATCATAGAAAATATATCAAGCATAAG TCCCAGCCTGACGGGCAAGAAATCCAACGAGCTTATCCAAGGCAGTCTGAGCAGCATTAAGTTTGCAGCCAATTCGCTGACGCGGAAGTTTGATGAAATCAAGGGCGCCATATCGGCCAACTCAACGCCG GATGCAGCAGCATTGACTGGCAATGGTAATGGCAACGCTGTTGGCAACGCTGAGgatgacaacgacaacgaggGCAAACTGCGTCGCGTGCCAAGCGATTTGGATCCCTGGGGCAGGCTAAGCGAATCACGCAAATCCAGCTACAACAATTTGGTGCCGCTTGGCGAGAATAGCGCTGGCTCCGGTACGCATCAGCTCTATGCGTTTCCAGCTTTACCCGACAATCTTTACAGTCCCACAGCAGAG TACGCTGTCGCTCCAGATTGCGATGTGCTCATTGGGCTAACAACCTGTTCGCAATGTCACAATTGCTCCGTTTTGCTTTACGATGAGGAAATCATGAGCGGTTGGTCCGCCGAGGACTCCAATCTGAACACAACGTGCCATGCGTGCAACAAGTTTACGGTGCCGTTTCTCACCGTGCAGCTCACACGACTCGCTGCCACCGATGCGGACACCAACGATGCGGACTCGCCACTGGAGTCACCCGAGGCAGCTGATAAATTGAGCCTTACAGTGCCGTATTTGAATCCCTTGGTGCTGCGCAAGGAACTGGAGAATATACTCACACAGGAAGGGGACATGGCGCTTATCAAGCCGAGCTTTGTACAGGATCATGCCATCATCTATTGGAATCTGTTGTGGCTCATGGAGCGCATCGAGACGAAAACACATTTGCCAGAGCTTTGTCTGCCGGCGCCt agCGATGAGCAGCAACTGGATCCATTGAGCAAACTGAAGACGGTGCACATTCAATGCCTGTGGGATAATCTGAATTTGCACGAGACGAGCGGTCCGCccatgtatatattatatagggAAACGCGTCCGACGAGTCCGCTGATCAAGGCGCTGCTAACCGAACAGGCGCAGCTAAGCAAAAA CGtcatacaacaaataatatcCGCTATACGTTGCAACGATCTGGCAACGCCATTGAAGCGCTTGGCCAACGAACGTCACAAGCTGAAGAACAATGGAGTGGAGCGTTCGCATTCCTTTTACCGTGACATACTCTTCCTGGCCCTAACCGCCATCGGGCGTGCCAATGTCGATTTAGCCACATTCCATCGCGAATATGCAGCCGTATTCGATAAGCTAACGGAACGAGAATGCAATATGTATTATCGTAATCAAGATTTACCGCCATCAGCCTCAACGATCTTTTGTCGTGCCTACTTTaggccactgctgctgccctga